The Verrucomicrobiia bacterium genome has a segment encoding these proteins:
- a CDS encoding response regulator, protein MPPRSHQVLIVDDDPVLLELIGMIMEQLADGTWQVHTAASPRAALDLLQRQPVDLLLADVCMPGPGGLAFIREVHERHPHLMIVAISGDAPPGREEACLRHGAEMFLEKPRSGDGWLAIFAMLQARLRLAEEGAQNHD, encoded by the coding sequence ATGCCTCCGCGGAGTCATCAGGTGTTGATTGTGGATGATGACCCGGTGCTGTTGGAGTTGATTGGCATGATCATGGAGCAGTTGGCGGACGGCACCTGGCAGGTGCACACGGCGGCCAGCCCGCGCGCTGCTTTGGATTTGTTGCAACGCCAGCCGGTGGATTTGCTGCTTGCCGATGTCTGCATGCCGGGGCCCGGGGGGCTGGCTTTCATCCGGGAGGTGCATGAGCGTCATCCCCACCTGATGATTGTCGCCATCAGTGGGGATGCGCCGCCGGGGCGGGAAGAGGCCTGCCTGCGGCACGGGGCGGAAATGTTTTTGGAAAAGCCAAGGTCGGGCGATGGCTGGCTGGCCATCTTTGCCATGTTGCAGGCGCGCCTGCGGCTGGCCGAAGAGGGAGCCCAAAACCATGATTAA
- a CDS encoding patatin-like phospholipase family protein, with translation MRLWLAGLLVCLLLVVGSGCMTYRPRNAPPPEKEAYIRMPGFQQEIRTWGDVESVSFRRSMVAAFAAEFKQENSSSTNHTPISCDILAISGGSANGAFGAGFLTGWSQTKKRPKFKVVTGISTGALMAPFAFLGEEYDGRMSECYTNITTKKIFLLHLLDFLKMWTRDHAASTKPLRQMVYEQYDELLIQRVADEHLKGRRLFVGTTALDAQRPVIWDLGAIAASGHTNRSTLFREVLLASAAIPVVFPPVYLNVEADGRRYDEMHVDGGLINQVFIYDAVWDALKTLPPDMQQRLKVRLYVIRNSHLTADWQEVPARLVPIAKRSLDTIVKSNSYGDLFRLYVRTREHGAQFFLTAIPNDHPLQRKEEFDQQAMTQLYERGFNLVKDSGDHAWITSFDGPPGGVEFYQPTPSKTTPPKAR, from the coding sequence TTGCGCCTGTGGCTCGCAGGTTTGCTGGTCTGTCTGCTGCTCGTTGTGGGCAGCGGTTGCATGACCTACCGCCCGCGCAATGCCCCTCCGCCCGAGAAAGAAGCTTATATTCGCATGCCCGGCTTTCAGCAGGAAATCCGCACGTGGGGGGATGTGGAAAGCGTGAGTTTCCGCCGAAGCATGGTGGCTGCTTTTGCTGCAGAATTTAAGCAAGAAAATTCCTCCTCAACCAATCACACCCCCATTTCTTGTGACATTCTGGCCATCTCTGGCGGCTCCGCCAATGGCGCTTTTGGGGCCGGCTTCCTCACCGGCTGGAGCCAGACCAAAAAACGCCCCAAATTCAAGGTGGTCACCGGCATCAGCACCGGGGCCTTGATGGCGCCCTTTGCCTTTCTGGGAGAAGAATATGACGGCAGAATGTCGGAATGTTACACCAACATAACCACCAAAAAGATCTTTCTGTTGCACCTCCTGGATTTTCTGAAGATGTGGACACGGGATCATGCCGCCAGCACCAAGCCCCTCCGTCAAATGGTGTACGAGCAATATGATGAACTGCTGATTCAGCGCGTGGCCGACGAGCACCTCAAGGGCCGCCGGCTGTTTGTCGGCACCACGGCCCTGGACGCGCAGCGACCGGTGATTTGGGATTTGGGGGCCATTGCCGCCAGCGGGCACACCAACCGCTCCACCCTTTTCCGGGAAGTGCTGCTGGCCTCGGCCGCCATTCCCGTGGTGTTTCCTCCTGTTTATCTGAATGTGGAAGCCGATGGCCGCCGCTATGATGAAATGCACGTGGACGGCGGGCTGATCAATCAGGTGTTCATCTATGACGCTGTCTGGGATGCCCTCAAGACGCTGCCTCCCGACATGCAACAACGCTTGAAAGTGCGTTTGTATGTCATTCGCAACAGTCACCTCACCGCCGACTGGCAGGAAGTCCCCGCGCGCCTGGTGCCGATTGCCAAACGCTCGCTGGATACCATCGTCAAAAGCAACAGCTATGGGGATTTATTCCGTCTTTACGTCCGCACCCGGGAGCATGGTGCCCAGTTTTTTTTGACCGCCATCCCCAACGACCATCCCCTGCAACGCAAGGAGGAATTTGACCAGCAGGCCATGACACAACTTTATGAGCGGGGATTTAACCTGGTCAAGGATTCGGGCGATCACGCCTGGATTACCAGTTTCGACGGCCCGCCGGGCGGGGTGGAGTTCTATCAACCCACCCCCTCAAAAACCACCCCCCCAAAGGCCCGATAA
- a CDS encoding glycoside hydrolase family 71/99-like protein, with amino-acid sequence MSPYRGPTNKGVDTQTMNGKVLCGYQGWFAAEGDGSGRGFYHWQGRRGFQPGSCTIDMWPDMTEMDPDERYPTPFRHADGRVAEVFSSFNRKTVLRHFAWMKQYGIDGVFAQRFAVEVFNPRGLRHFNVVLNHCREGANLHGRAYAVMYDLSGMRTGQMARVMEDWRLLVTRMRITQDPAYLHHRGKPVVAVWGLGFNDGRRYTLAEGLDLIRFLKSDPVAGNCTVLLGVPTGWRTLDQDCVNDALMHEVIKAGDIVSPWTVGRYADLAGVKRHAARRWQPDLQWCQANGKDYLPVVFPGFSWHNMRTNSPLNQIPRLGGRFLWAQYVELKRMGATMAYQAMFDEVDEGTAIFKVTNDPPVGASPFVTYEGLPSDFYLRLVGTAARMLRGELPLTESLLFNR; translated from the coding sequence ATGAGCCCCTATCGTGGCCCCACCAACAAAGGCGTGGACACCCAGACCATGAACGGCAAGGTGCTGTGTGGTTACCAGGGATGGTTCGCCGCCGAGGGGGACGGCAGCGGGCGGGGCTTCTACCACTGGCAGGGCCGCCGGGGCTTTCAACCGGGCAGTTGCACGATTGACATGTGGCCGGACATGACCGAGATGGATCCGGATGAGCGTTATCCCACGCCATTTCGCCACGCGGACGGACGGGTTGCCGAGGTGTTCAGTTCATTCAATCGCAAGACGGTGTTGCGGCATTTTGCGTGGATGAAGCAATACGGCATTGACGGGGTGTTTGCGCAGCGTTTTGCGGTGGAGGTGTTTAATCCGCGCGGTCTGCGCCACTTCAATGTGGTGCTCAACCACTGCCGCGAAGGCGCCAACCTCCACGGCCGCGCTTACGCGGTGATGTATGATTTGTCGGGCATGAGAACCGGCCAGATGGCGCGGGTCATGGAGGACTGGCGGCTGTTGGTGACCCGGATGCGCATTACGCAGGATCCCGCCTATTTGCATCATCGTGGCAAACCAGTGGTGGCGGTCTGGGGGTTGGGTTTTAACGACGGCCGGCGTTATACGCTGGCGGAGGGGCTGGATTTAATCCGATTTCTGAAGTCGGATCCGGTGGCGGGCAACTGCACCGTGCTGCTGGGGGTGCCGACCGGCTGGCGGACCCTGGACCAGGATTGCGTGAATGATGCCCTGATGCATGAGGTGATCAAAGCCGGGGATATTGTGAGTCCGTGGACGGTGGGGCGTTATGCCGACCTTGCCGGGGTTAAACGCCACGCGGCACGCCGCTGGCAGCCGGACCTGCAGTGGTGCCAGGCCAACGGCAAGGATTACCTGCCGGTGGTGTTTCCGGGGTTCAGTTGGCACAACATGCGTACCAACTCGCCCTTGAATCAAATACCGCGCCTGGGTGGCCGCTTCCTCTGGGCGCAATATGTCGAGTTAAAACGCATGGGGGCCACGATGGCTTACCAGGCGATGTTTGACGAGGTGGATGAAGGGACGGCCATTTTCAAGGTCACCAATGATCCGCCGGTGGGGGCATCGCCGTTTGTGACTTACGAAGGCCTGCCAAGCGATTTTTACCTGCGCCTGGTGGGGACGGCGGCGCGCATGCTGCGCGGCGAGCTGCCGCTCACAGAGTCCCTGCTTTTCAATCGGTGA